GATCCGCCACAatagtaatattttttataagaatgaaagaaataaacattttttccatatacaAAGTGAATGCCactcttaatatttatttatcagcTTATTATGTTTGTTCAGTTTCTACACCTCACTTGTCATCGCAGCACAAACGACATCTCAATTAAACAATtaggcaacagcaaaatttAAGACAGCGTTCTAATAACTTGCGACCCCCCTAAAATCGCAAGAATTCCAACGTGTTTTTTGGTCTTCCATGTCATCAGTGTCCTTATATACAATGTGTAGGTACGCAAATGtgtattgttgtgttgtgttagTGTAATCCGTTTTCCCCGCTACATGGGGCAGACGTCAACGGTCTGAATCAGACCTGGAGGCATCGGCTGCTCCTCGAGCTCcaattcatcatcatcagcttcATCCTTTGATTTAGTCTTTGCCGCCAGCAACTTGCGCATCTTCAGCCAAAGGGCACGAGTCGAGtaggcagccacagcagctgcagttaaCCATGCGTTGCCATGAATGAGGCCTTGAGCTCCCGAAGTCGTGGTCTTCACTGGGGCAGGAGTGGCAGCTGCTTCATCACCCATTCTTGAATATTAATACTGAAATGAGTATAGAAAACAAAGTAGTTGgaattaacttaaaaaaaaaaaaggaaatatttttcataccGAAAAATTGGTTTAGTAAATTTGAAGTTGAATTTGAATCTTGTATTCCGTACGAGCACAAGGAAACGAATGAGGAATAAGAAAGAATCTAGCCGGAAGGTTCAGACTTTCAAATCCATAGCCAAGTATGATCTAGAATAATGACTGACAAATCGTTAAAGCTTCAAGCCAACTAAGATCTAGCATTTgttaattctaaaataataataactgaCAAATCATTAAGGGCATCAAGTTGATGTTCTCATGACTTGATTTCACATTTGACATTAGAGTCCATTAAATTAGCTGAAGTGTATGCAGTCTGTATATAATTTATCTTACTCTGTCCACGCAGTGTGTGTGGGACAGAGTCGAGGTTATGTATATTTCATAAGTTTATGAATTTTGTAACAAGTTGTCGCATTTGAGTGTACGAGCTCTGTCTCCAGCTAGCTCGAGCTACGCATCGTCAGTGCTGCCAAGCGACAAATGACACAAcgcaaacaaatgcaatttgcatttgcatttcgtcTATGTACGTCTCCCTCAGTCTACTGTCTGTGTGACAGTGTATCtgtgtgcgaatgtgtatCTAAGAGTGCGCTTATTCGTTTGAGCTCACACATGTCACTTGCTGCATGGTGTTAATTTCATGCGCATACATACGCAATCTGCAACCCACATCCGTATCAGCTACAGCTAACAGCCaacagctcacagctcacagctcacagcCAACAGCTACCAGCAACAGTAgctgtagcagcagcagcagcagcaacagtaacaactcCAGCTCTCAATGTAAGAAACTGCTACTGTTCCACgattttgttggcttttggaTTTGCATATGACCACAAAATATGTACGCTTCTGGCGGGAGCTGGAGCTGAGTTTTCTGATTGGGCCACTGAGCTCGTGGCTGCTCAAGTTGTTGTCAGCACTGGGATTGAAGCAATTCGCAGTAAATCGTGCAACTGTTGCTTTATGAACTTGAATTTTCAACTCTTGGTGTCTGTGTAAAGATTTAACAACTAAAGCTGCATTTTAAACCAAACtaagtttttctttatgcAGCTTTTTCGGCCATAACGCTAACATTCTGCTAAACAAACATTCTCAAAGACTTTTCTCAATGTTATCTAATAACAATCGGTAAGAGTCTAGTTCAAAGTTTACGAGCCTTAAATAGAGAAGTTAGGGGACTGCAAGTATTCGTCTGATAAAgttaaagaataatataatatattcagtGAGTTTGCATGGCtgcaacatatttaataacatgAATACCAATGGACTGAAGATCACcgaatttaaagaaaataaccatttgtgatattttgaaaacaaagaatgcataaaaactaaatagtAACTATGTGATCAGTAATCATGATCCCTAATCACTACCTTTTCTATTCAGCAGGTAAAATTTGCgacaataaatcaattaaaaagttgtttGGGTACAAACAAAAGAGTATTAAACAAATAGTCCTATATCTGGTAATAAATACTGCAAGTcgatgttttcattttctaaattcgataaattcaatttcgattGAGATTT
This is a stretch of genomic DNA from Drosophila albomicans strain 15112-1751.03 chromosome 3, ASM965048v2, whole genome shotgun sequence. It encodes these proteins:
- the LOC127565619 gene encoding uncharacterized protein LOC127565619, whose amino-acid sequence is MGDEAAATPAPVKTTTSGAQGLIHGNAWLTAAAVAAYSTRALWLKMRKLLAAKTKSKDEADDDELELEEQPMPPGLIQTVDVCPM